The sequence TCCTTGACTGTGGCAGCCACATATACCatcacatatatatatatataaagacATCTCCGATGGAAAGACAACTGGGGGCGTGGTCTCTGCCGCAGTGGCTGCCGTGTCGCAAttgctgctgcttttgctgctgctgctgcctctgCTGCTGCCCGTTATCATATCTCTCTGTCGCTGCTCATTTGGCGCTCTCTATCTCATAGGATACGGCCATCCTGCTCGCtcatctgttgctgctgttgctatTGCTGTTGCTCTTTCGCTTTGGCTCTGGGCCCAcgttgcgtatacgtaatgtgCGCCAAATTGTGTCGCCACACTGTCGTTGGTCCATTGATGTGCGCTGATAGCGACAGTGGGCAGAAGCAGCGACGCAGCAGCAaaatcagcagcagcagcagcagcaacaactttCCGCAAAATGGCGTTTTACAGGTAcacatataaatatacgtacaaataacaaaaaaaaaaagggaaaaatatCTTTACAGACACAAAGCAACTTAGATACACACCTTTCCAATACATCCCCCTTTATCATTCACTGGCGATATCTCCAACTTGCCAGCGCAACTTTCTTGTGActgtaaaaataaacaaaaggcGAAAAAAAGTCGAGAGCAAACAAAAAGCCTGCCGCAAAAAGGGGCAACtccttgttgttgctgctgctgttgatgttgctgctgtgttTATTGCCTTTAGCTGCCGTGGCAGCCGCAGCACTGAGTTTTATGTCTTCATTAACTGAAAAAGTTATGAGCCATGGCTGCGGGAATGGCAGCGGGGTCAGGAGGGGCGGAAAAGTGGCAGCAGAAATCAGGGAATGGAGGTGGAAAACGAAGGACAAACCTGACCACAGCATCCATCTGTAAAAGCCGTAATTGGACTTGGACTGATGGTTGACAATATTGCCTTTTCTTTCGTTCTATACAGTactaaagatatttttttgtgATCTGCGTCATGGTAATCAGTTTTTGTCATGTGCAGATGCTTACAGCGTCTGTTCCTTAAGGGCACAGTGGCTTAAAACCAATTAATACTTAAAGAAACAGCTGAAATATtacttacattttttaaaatttcttttGAAGATAGCGTTTAAGATAGTTTATAAACTAATTTTAGTGGACCAGTTTTACTATTCATCGTTggaaatttcaaatttatttttttttattttgcttcaacatttattattttccaataTTGGTTAACCTTTCTCTCACAGTAAAAATtagaatttattaaatttgcatttaaaatgAGATCTTTTAATATGTATCCATTGATTTCCAAGCTGATCTCAACTCACTATTAGTGGCATTGCTTATCCAGTCTCACTTTCACTGATTTGCCCCACTGTAAACCGTTGATAACTCATTTCACGTGTCTAGATAGTATTACAGAACGCGTAGCACCGGGCTCCACTTACCGCCTCGAAAATCGTTCGGGTGACGTTCTGAGATATTGGTTTAGTTTTTTTACTGGTACTCGTAAAAGTCAGTCACAGTAGCCGTCGTTGTTGTTGGCCCGCTGTTTTTGCTGCTGGTCAAGTCATCAGAAAAGCGTCGTCGTTGTCCAATATTGTATGGTTGATTCCACACAGGTCTCACCAGTTAACTTCGCTCCACTGATGCGCTTTTTTTCAATTTGTCACGTACGTTGGACTTTTTCGATTTTCATCTCATTACGTTTGGGAGACAGAGGGTGCGAGTGAGATAGCTGGGGTCTGGTGCCTTGGAGAGCGGCAGAACGACCCACTTAATTAGTATTTATGAAATTCATAGAAAATTTCAGCTTGTGGCAGCCCTGTTAATCAGGGGAATTTGTTTATTCCCAAGTCCTTTACCTTCGCTTGCATGTGCTTAGCCAGTCAAATTATGCATTAAATGGCCATTACTTTTGGCTTATGAAAACAAAGTTAGTGGGTTAAGATTTAGGAATGGCAAACAGCCAAGGAGTTAGATTTTAAGATTGAGTTATAGTTAATGAGAAGGTAAGGGGAGATTTGGAATCACTCAAGTAAATTAAACACCTCACCTGATGTAAATGAAACTAATGAAAATTTATTGCGGATTCTTTTAGAACCTTATATAGTTTTTAAGTATTCATATACAGCGTGCAGAAATAACACATAAAGTGCTTAATCAAAACAcaaacttaaataaataatacctTAGTCACTCCACACTTACCACCCATTTTAGTCTCTAGATTTGTCGAtttcaataaatatatataatatttgttGAAATTATCCATTGATCTGTGGCTTACTAGGCATAAATGTACCAAGTACTTACATGACACTTTCCCGAAAATGAGTGTACGCCTAAATTATGACTTTGCTGCCTCCGCAAAACCAAAAACCGCGAGTTGGAAAACGTGAGCGCGGAACATTTATCATTACTTTTGTCCCCCCTCCAAAATAGTAAAAGCAATAATAACTTTATGTATTTGACCTGGGCCacaagaacaacaaaaacaacaaaagcaaaggcaaaacaacaaaggcgGCCAAAGGAACAACATCAAGCCGAGTCCTCGAGTGGCTTCTATGATAGAAAATTGTGTCACGACAGGAAGCGAGATAAGAGCGTAATTTTCTTTCAACGTGCACGGGCCCAAAAGCTTTTCTTGGCCgccttttttttggtatacGTACGTATACGTGTACGTATATTCAGGCCAGGACTTTTGGTCCGGATGTGAGCTATCGTGGTTACCGTTAGTCATTTTCAGTGATTGTTCAACGTCGGACGTTTCAACGTTGTCGTCGTCGTCGGTTGACTTTTAATGATTGTCACGCTCCCGCTTTCTAACTAACCCCTCGAGTCCTCTTATATCCCTTTCTAACCGCTGACCACAACAGACAGGTGGAAGCAACCCACCTGAGGGAAAACGGGAAGGGTGCGGAAATGAGTGGGGGTTCAGGGGGAGTAGGAGCTGGAGTGAACCCAAGACTAATTTGCATTTATATTCATAATCTTAGGCATTGCGTCATGAAATATTGCATGTCCCGAACTTGTGACACTTTAATTGCCCATTTGGTACTAAGCCTACACTGACACAGATGGGATACGACCTAAAATTCTTCAATATTCACAAATAAGACTATCAATGCTTGAGAAAAAGTGGATAATTTTAGACAAACTCTAAAGATTTGGTGGGCATAACCTTTACTTGTAgctattttcaaaataaacggaatccaaaatgaaaataattatatacaaCACTTACATATCTTAAATATATCTACCCACCAATGATCCCTAAATAATGTACCAATGTTATGCACAAATTGTATGTAAGATTATTACAATATACAATGATTAAGTTTAATCTACTAACTATAATCTATTTTTATCTGAAGAAAGAAAGATCTGATCTGATTGTATGTCCATCTTTCTTTATAGATTCTTCTATCATTTtcttaatataatataatcaCCTTCTCCACCACCTTCTAAACAATTTCCCTCAGTGCAGCTTAAAGTGGACTCATTTCTTGGGCTTTCGCACCCACCTACTTGCCCAGATCAATGCCACGTGCACCTCCAACCCCTTCAGGACCTGCTATATTCCTGGTTTTTTTCCTGCTCCGATATATTCTCGTAAATCGTTGTCTATATGGTTTGTCTGTTTCGCTGACTACGTGactttttcgcatttttgCGCATTCTGGCTGCGACTCGCAGATCGATTTTCAGACGCGATCCAAAAGATCCATGCGGGTGCATAAGAACAGATAcagatgcagatacagatacagagaACTGAAGTGATCTGAATGGCAGGGCAGACAAGACCAAAGTTTGAGATGTTaagttgtttgtttgttgtggGTACTTCGGGAACGGTTCTGTTGGGATTGCTGATAAATGTCTATAAATACGCAAGGCAGCCACAATACGAAAGATACAATGTGTGTGTTGTACGATTTGGAAGGGTTCCACGGAGTCTGCTCTTCGTCTGGGTTTATCTTGGGAATTTTATCAGCAACATAAACCAATTCAATTGCAACATAAATCAGAGACCATAACATGTGTTGAGCACTCGATGATAGTGGTGTGATGTATTTGTATACAAAGTAATAACGCAATTATATCTGAGGACGCCATTTTCCAGCGAGTTGGTTTCCCCCACACCCCCCGATTTTCCACTGACTTTTCAATCTCCCCCTTTTGGCGGCCATAGCCAAGCGTAAAGAGATGTAAAGACATGCTCGAGAGTGCCACTCAATGTGGCAAGCCAgggggaaaatggggaaaGGGGCTGGATTTTCTGCCAGCAACAGGACAAAATGTGAACCAAGCGTAAACTGCCATTTTGCCATTTCAAGCATTAAGAATgctacaaaaaataaatgtgaGAAAGgtatatgaaaataaaagtacaaataaaaattctCGAAAAGAAATCACAATTTTATTGTACGCATTTTAATCGAGGGGGTGGTGGTGGGGTGGCTGCCGTTTTGAGTGGCCTTCTACCCACTGATAAAGCCCCTCTTTCACCCCTTCTGCCTGAAAACTGgcttaattaaaatgtattagttCTGCCTGCCTTAATtcttaaaaacaatatttttgcaAACAATTAAGTACAGCCGAAAAGGAAATGTTGCAACATTGTAAGCAGGAAAAAAAAACGAATCTCTGAAGCACGAAAATCTGGTTGTATTTGTTGGGTAATTAGAGGCAAGCTTGTGAAGTACAATTATCAAAACGAATTCCTTTGAAATCCCAAGTGCCCTGAAATCAACTCCCGGCTTAAACCCTGTAGTCAAACACCAACCACACATCCGTTTATCCTTCGTTCTTCAAGAAATTACGACTATGACCAATTGCCTCTAAACCAATCATAGTTTTCCTTCCGTTTCTTTTGCCTTTGTGGAACCCTTGAAGTCCGTAGCAAATATGCTTGAAATGATTGCGGCGAAGGGAAACCCCCGAAATTCAAGAGTCAAACGACCAGAAAGGATAACAACCAATTGCCACATGTCTGAGGACTTATCAGAAAATCAGGAGGATTCATTTAAATAACAGAGAAGCCAACATCCGGAGCTGAGCAAATTATAACTCAATTTATACGCTTGTTTGCCCAGGAAAACTCCAGCTCAAGTCCCAAAAGAAGTAACGATGGCGATGGCTGTGTCCTGCCATCCTCACAAAGGTCCAACTGGCAGGACACGAAAAGAAAACTCATTTTTGTGCTGCGCAAACagttctcttttcctttcccGACTTTCGTCCTTTGATTTTCCCCCCatctgactgactgactgactccCCACACATTAGGACTTCCTTTCCTTCCGATTTCGTGTCCTGGCTGCGATTGTGCGCATTATACGGAGTCCGTTTTCAGTGGGTGGTGGCTGGGGGTTTTTTGGGGTGCTTCGGGGGACCTGCGTTGTCCCTTCGTCAGTGCAAAAAATTTATGATTTATGTTGTTTTAAATCCAAGTCCAACCGGGAACAATCATCCTGGGAAGCCCTAGCCACAAACTATTTCCCAGGACTTCCAAGAGAGTGAAGATATGAAGTCGTGAGCGGAGCGTGAGTGCAGATTCTGCAAAAAAGGAGAGTTAGATAAAACAACAATATTTTAGTAATATAAATgtagttttttaaatatttttaaaacaaaaattgaaaTAGTTCTTAAAAGCTAGCATATAAAAGCAGTTTCCTGTCCCTATCTTATTTTTCAACGGAAGCAGTCACACGTAGATATTTAATAGGGGTTTTTCCCAAGATAATCAGTAAATTCTAAGAATTTTGTGTGACATCATTTCCGGTTTACAGCAATGTTAAActggttaaaattttgttgtaTAAATCATAGTTGTATAAGATGTTAAAAAAGATTTCACACAAGTATATTCCGTCGTCTGCATATAACACGAGATGACTAATCCGCCTTAATAATCTCCTTCTAAGCACCCTGGCAAATCGGTCAACATTTCAATTACATTTCCCGTTCGTGAGTCACGCCCGCATCTCAAAGTCGAACATATCTATCCTGGCCTTATGTCCTCCGACTTCTGTCCTGCGGCGGGTGCATGTGTGTGGTTTCCACAGATTACACACACAAAGGGAGCGAGAGTGTGTGTAAAAGGGGCACCGCCCACCACATGCAACCGCCCCTAACGAGAATCCAAGAACGGAACAGACCAGCCCGAACAGAACTGAGCTGGCTGGGCCAAATGCGAGACCATTTAATTTGCTGCGGAGGTAATGTGGCATATGCCAGTGGTTCGGAGGAGCCGCCTCAGATTGAGTGCTAAACAGGCCGAGCACCACCCAGCCGCTCTACTAAACCACGCAGCCACTGAACCACACGACGGCTTAACCACTTGCAGCCCAAATTGCTGGCAAGGATGCACAGGAAAAAATGATGTTGGGTTTAAAATTGATTACGATAGTTAATTAGCATCTAACTAAGGTTatcatatattatatattaatataatcATAACTATCTTCTTATCTTTAAAGACCATTCTGTGCATTCTATGATACTAACCATATTCTTTTAAGTATCAATAAGATTTCAACTAAAACTAATTCCCGAATCAGGCTAATAATATAGTCCTTacttttgtttgcttttctAGATCCTAAATTGGGGACAATTCCTCGACTCTTTTAACAGAATCCTTAATTTTTGGAACACTTTAGTATAAGCTGTTCCTTTCTTTGCGAAGGTAATACCTTGTATCCCAACTCCTGCTCTCTATAGATCAGATTTACATTCTATGATACTAAccttttcttttaaaattcaGTTAGATTTCGCCGAAAGCTATTATGACAATTAGGTAAAGTTAGGTTAATAATCTTGATCTTTTTCTAGTTTTATATTCCGGAACACAGTTTGGGGACAATTCATTGGCTCCCTAAATAGAATCCTTGAGTTTTGGAAAACTTTAGCAGTAGCGGTTTCTTTCTGTGCGAAGGTAAAGCCCATGAGCGTGAGCTCGAAATTGACCCGCAGCCGTTGGCCATGCATCTGGAATTTATTACGCCCTggcatttgcatatttatgaATAATGGAGGATAACCAGTGTGGCCAAGAGCATGTCCAGAAATTAAGACTGGCCAAAGGGGCGGGGAACTAAGGGGGGCGAACGACCCCCGACCTCGCCAGCCTTTCGACTTTTCCATTTCTATAACCTTTGCATGCCAACTGAGATCCGTAGAGTGTGCGAAACTGATATTCCGACAACGCACACAGGCACACTGGAACCAATACAATTACAGACTATGGTATTACCAAATATGTGTGCACACTCCAAGACATTGGTCACGAAAAGCGGAAATGCTGATAAGGAACTtcaatgtttttttatttcgttGTCGTGTTTAATGTCTTTTTGTCGTGCTTAGTGTCTTTAGTGTGTGCTCTACTCCCAAGCACCCTTGTATTCGTGTGTGTGCGTAGCCCCGCCATATAATCTATATAGTATAATACTTAGTAGCGATTTAGTCAACCCGGGGAGTTGGGGATGGTCGTCGGGCAGTCATAAGTCAAGTGGTTGGCCCTGGGAAAATGGGAATTTCATGTAAATCATTTTATTTAGCGGGGAATGGGTGAAGAATGATGAAATTGGGCGGGGTACCAACTTTGGTTAATGtcatttttatacatttaatatttgaatttattaaaCTTTCTGTAGATTgtcataaatataaatgatttaaattgttaaaaatCTTAATTCTTATTGAATTGGATAAGAATCATCTTAGGCAAATAAAAGAAACTGTTGAGGACAGCAAAAACGAATTAACAGACTTCATTTTATTTGAGAAACACGAAACTAATTTAAATTGCCATCGTAAAAGTCACAAAAATTGGAacgtaattcaaaattcaCCCATAATTGTTTCGTATTTGTCGATTTTGGTTGTTCGTAAACAAAAATCCCGATTTCAAGTGGCGGTTTGTGCACGTCTGGCACTCAGACAATCCCAGCCACTTATCGAATTTCACACTCGATTTGTTCTAGACGATGGATGATGAGTTTCTCAAGAGCTCCGAAATGAAGACTTGGCGCAGCTTCCTTTGAAGAAGAAACCGATAAAATCGATGAACTCTGTGACAACCGCATAGttgaaaagaaataaattgaaatttatgCGGTCATAACAATTAGAAAGAAGTCAAGTGTCGCAGCGAAAGGGCGCACTCTCACTTCGGATGGGAAAGTTATCTTTTGGGCTGGATAAACAATTAGTTTTCTTCTAGGGATTGTTATCTATAAGCCTAATGCTGAAATACCAGCTCGTTTCATGCACGTGACTTAAACACACACTCACCTGCCTGGGAAACTCCCCCTGGATATCatcataattggatttaaagcCTAGGCCCAGTTCCAATCCCTTTTGTGTTTGTGGAAGGGCAACCTGCAGCGAAATTTACCCGCGggcatatttaatttaatttctacGTATTTAACCCATAACCAAGCAAACCTGTGAAAATATTGGAGGTCGTTGCTGCGAATGCTCTTTAAATTGGAATTAGGTACATAACaatataaacttttttatatttctgaAGACTTTTAAAAGTTAATCCAAcgtttagaaaaataaaattgtgaTCAGTGTAAAATTAGTATTGTAATCGATATCAAATGTTATTTTAAGTGGTTATTATGAAATGGCTCTAATGAAATGATAAGATGACATACTTATATGTCCTGCATCAAATAAtatgaaaattaaattaaattaaattcttcGAATATTTAAACCTTTTTAATGTCACCTCATTTAAAATGATTAATAAActatttattaaattgtatttaaccAGTGAAGTACCCTTTGTGAGAGTAATACCAAACCAAAGCAAACCAATCCGAACTGTAGCTGTGGTAAGGGATCGGGGGCCAGAACAATGAGGGATTGCAGGTTGCACAAGCCTGAAACGCGtttcactttaaaaatttatgCAATTATGAGCCGCAAATATTATTATGTAAACATACAAATACAAACTGGTGGGGATGGTCGACAAATGAGCAATGTCCTGCCCATTCCGTTCATGTTGTGGCAACATATTGATAGACAATAATTTGTCTTAATGAAATTTTGCCTTTATTTATGAGATGGTCGAAACGTGTAGGAAATCTTTCACAACCCAAGGCGACGGCGTTGCTAGGAAAACAATCTGTGCCGGATATTTTGAGGACCAACCTTGGGGCAATTAGTGATGGAGGGTTGGGTTTTGTGTGGAACTTTCCCGGGgattgttattgttgccgTTCAGGTTGCTGTCTTTCATGTCCTGTGCATAATTTATAGCTCCAGCCACCCACTTTGGATTCTGTCTGGGTCTCTGCTGCCCGAAGAAGCCCCATTCCAATTATCAACAAACTTTTCGAGAAAAGAACTGAAATCTGTGATGTAATTGCTTTTGGTTTCTCACCTTTTGTCGAAAGTCCGAGCGAGTTTTCCACACTGGGAAAACGAAAAACTCTGAAAACTGTTAATGGGGCTTCCCCGCTGCGTGTGGATAGGTTTTTCAGTTGGCAAAAAAGGACGTAGAGGTGCTGAGAGATTTTCCAATAtcaattgaaattaaattgaattttaaattggCCAGCGTGGCCAGGAGACATTGTCGATTTGTGCGGCGAAATCCAAAGAAAAGTGGGCGTATGTGGGTTGATATGGGCGTGGCCTCGGGTTGGCCACACTTGTTTGTGACAGCCCAAAAGGGCAATAAAGCGAATGAAAAATGTGTAATGGAGTGAGTGTGAAAAGGTGGAAAAGTTTCATGTCACACTACTGTTATAAAATTGGGATTTGGCAAAATCTAAAACGGACCCTGCTAGCCAACGAAAAATATAACTTATTATTTCAGTTGCTAAAATCTTATAACCAGAGATTTAGTTCTTgcatactttttaaaataacgCATTTATGTTGTAAAAACTTCCCAGCTTGCAGGAATTCCACTAAAAACAACACCAATGGGGGGTTCCCAACTCGTAGACTTGACAGCAAAACGCCTCCAGACCGCCTTCAGTTAGTTGCACACAGAACAAAAGTAAAAGTAGGCATCACAATAAGGACTCTGCAACGCTGGGCTGCATCTGAAGCAGAAACGTATCCTATATCCTATGTTCCATATCCCATATAACGAGTACTTCGCATCCCATTCCGTTGCTTTTGTTGGCTCGCCATTGTCGACTTAAATGCACAATTTGCGCATGAAAAGCACGGATTTGGAGAGAGGGAAGGAGGCAAATTTACACTgtgaaaaatgaaattaaaaaactaaaataattgaatttcTTAGAAGtttattatattgtatattatTATTGATTTTCTATTAGTTAGAAATAAATCCTGTATTGGCATTAGTAAGTCTATTATTTTGCACCTTATGACACAATAGGTGATTTCTTACCATAATCAACTTTCCGTATCACTTTGATAATTTGAAAAATGTAGAGACTTTGTTTTTTGGGTTTTACTTTTACTTAAAATGGTTTTTCTCAcagtttttcatttttctctCTATATTAAAGTATTATCGAAAGGAACCAATTTACCTGTATAAATCTATAAAATTGATCCTGACAAATACAATCTTAGTTTGCAtcatttttgtatttgttttaaaatgcATTACTTGTTTCTTCCTGTGTACATTATATACCGatacacacactcacactctGGCATATTCAATGTACTTCCGGTGGCGGAACAGGAACAGGAGCGACTGCGATGCCGCGACTGGATTCGGTTTTTGAAGTTGCTTTCAAGGCCCTTTGACAGACGCAGCGACGGATAATACACACTTAATTGCTCAAAATGATGCGATTGTGGAGCGTTGCATATGCCACATACACTTACACACAAGCACACCACCACACCACCGCACACAGATACTCACTCACACTAACGAAAGAATAAATATCACCCATCTGCACCACCCGATTAGCGAATGGAAAGCTCAGCTACAACTTTTTTGGCGCGCTCAATTTAAAGCAGGCTGTAAAAACCGAAGGAAACTGGCGGTAAAGGGGTGTTAAGGGGGTGGTGTGAGGGGGGCTACACAAAAAGGGGGAGTTACCCTGCTTATGTATTTAAGCCACAACAAAAGACACTCGAGAGCATATCATTGGCGTTTTGTGACGACCTCGCCGCACTTGAGCCCACATGAGCCACAGGccataattgcatttaaaggTTTTGCACTCTACTCTCGACCCCTTTCC is a genomic window of Drosophila suzukii chromosome 2L, CBGP_Dsuzu_IsoJpt1.0, whole genome shotgun sequence containing:
- the LOC108013535 gene encoding uncharacterized protein is translated as MKLFHLFTLTPLHIFHSLYCPFGLSQTSVANPRPRPYQPTYAHFSLDFAAQIDNVSWPRWPI